Genomic DNA from Streptomyces sp. NBC_01571:
GGTCGCCGACGGCGATGATCCGCGGGCCCGTCGCGCGCTTGACCCGGTCGGAGGTGTCCGCCCAGTCGATGCGTACCTGCGCGCCGTCGAAGGAGACCGTGCCGTCACTGGACCGTACGGAGACGGGCACCGGCGGCCCCGCGAGCAGATAGGTCTTCGCCGGTTCCTGGGGGACCTGGTCCAGGAGCAACGCACGGCGGATCTCCTCGGCGACGTACCCGGCGACCCCGGAGCGGTCGGCGTCGACCGTCAGCCGGTACGGATCGGCCGCGTCCGGAAGCCGTCCCCCGGTCGCCTGGAGCAGCGGATCGGCGCCTTCGCGCAGCCTCAGGCGCAGCCGGCCGCGCTTGCGTTCCGGTTCGTGGACGATGCCGGACACCGCTTCCAGGGGAACCGTGATCTCCCCGTACGTCTGCCGGAACAGGGGCACGGAACGGTGCAGCCCCGGCGTGATCCTGACCGTGCTGCCGTCGAAGGCCCAGGTCCCGTCGCGCTGGATGATCTCGGCCATGGGGGAATTCTCGCAGCCGGGTCAACACGGGGTCCGGCACTTCACCCGCGCTGACCCAGACCTGCCGGACGCGGGTGCTGTTGCGTACGGCACAATTCGCTGTCATCGCGGGGCAGTTGTAAGGCAGTTGTACGGGAGTCAGGCGTGCGGGGCGTACGGAGACGTACGACTCCGCGTGAGGACGTACGCAGGCGTACGCAGACGTACGAGGATCTGGCCGCACGGGAGTTCCCGGTGCGGGGAAGGCGGCAACGGGCGTGGCGGTGCAGGAGGCGAGACACGGCGCGGAGCGCGGTGCGGGGCGCGGTGGCGGGCTCGGCGCCGGGCAGGGCGCGCATGGTGGCGGCTGTACCTGCGGGGACTGTCCGCACGGGGCGCGCGAGGGACACCGGCGGGCCGTCGCCGCGTTCCTCGCCAAGCGCGACGAACTGGCGTCGGGACAGGGACTGCCGGCTGCCGTCGCGCACTCGGCGTCCGCGTCCC
This window encodes:
- a CDS encoding DUF4429 domain-containing protein, which encodes MAEIIQRDGTWAFDGSTVRITPGLHRSVPLFRQTYGEITVPLEAVSGIVHEPERKRGRLRLRLREGADPLLQATGGRLPDAADPYRLTVDADRSGVAGYVAEEIRRALLLDQVPQEPAKTYLLAGPPVPVSVRSSDGTVSFDGAQVRIDWADTSDRVKRATGPRIIAVGDLVQVEWLPNSGYEDGFLRFVTRETVFSKLPPEKDPFALDLWGSARRDLLTALVAAAVTARLPHPSVRAGEFTGRPPQPPAGAPVPAQADHHDVLLRRLRELGELHRDGVLTDEEFTATKAAVLKGFS